One region of Wyeomyia smithii strain HCP4-BCI-WySm-NY-G18 chromosome 3, ASM2978416v1, whole genome shotgun sequence genomic DNA includes:
- the LOC129726428 gene encoding uncharacterized protein LOC129726428: MAMAGSGKRFETDHKRGTSTVVLRKRCRKNNSDSHSDPAIQWVNSHLQSVQANVGHPREYSLDHNVHANILQLPLQPGILTKESLHDYFQRTSWNTTFPVPLIAQFAQEGNPTEECDSMLRLIKAKKSYLNTLNSIKASFRRKKVSKKIGKKLPQENIFPNVVFKLAEQLERDPDKWFLGKYGYDYYFTGGSLIVVVTKDLKWIVNVVDETMHTVKIIPIHVLANKLQIDSNNIKEYDLGSDYGPILETFWNAADKFNTVRDQAIEFSNIIIGLRRKHQINILCGKGDPATLTQRTITSEVPFISCCFVFEFNQRFICTSDMEKNLKIWNYNQIRILCSLKLPKQDPADDDWCCIRYVGRSTVICLERTNVRLVKITPNDMIIEKTVALASWLWSCDRASCLEVNTEERIIFIGTTHKLLLLRIVESADSESSDLQQIITFTHNLKHFPTMMQCVSESHQNYYVWISSHLPGDTKICSFAKLPPKRFATKNLPVKPRSIQESYIFARNEGKCVFPARVLSRRLQLFHSGIAIIKDSDQLYLLLQNSIGDIFHQKIIHDRNESNSSEVASSMHNWMLQVNSFNASLPSRTTATDLKNLRGFKKILQSRTNWNSPAVESQENKQTFRKRPRWKQTVEQLHEYRDLLAPDMLSVWGFRPNVAQSEQRLATDIPINVTDRISSWLEQTAELAATFTVRTDVAEEVPDTQAAVISDDDNSSVEIAAVSSSMKFPVPMVSTTDTLKDKVKLDTNKTSAKPVRKKYVQGF; encoded by the exons ATGGCAATGGCTGGTTCAGGTAAACGATTTGAAACAGATCATAAACGAGGAACATCAACCGTG GTACTACGTAAACGTTGCCGTAAAAATAATTCCGACTCCCATTCAGATCCAGCAATTCAATGGGTCAACAGTCATCTCCAATCTGTTCAGGCCAACGTTGGGCATCCACGTGAATATTCGTTAGACCACAACGTTCATGCTAATATACTACAACTGCCACTACAACCCGGAATACTCACGAAAGAATCTCTGCATGATTACTTCCAGCGCACATCATGGAACACAACGTTCCCAGTGCCCCTTATTGCTCAGTTTGCTCAGGAGGGAAATCCTACTGAAGAATGTGATTCCATGCTTCgtttgataaaagcaaaaaaatcttaTCTAAATACATTAAACAGCATAAAAGCGAGCTTTCGGCGTAAAaaagtttccaaaaaaataggcAAGAAGCTACCGCAAGAGAATATATTCCCAAATGTGGTCTTCAAGCTAGCGGAACAACTTGAGAGAGATCCAGATAAATGGTTTTTGGGAAAATATGGCTATGATTATTATTTCACCGGTGGCAGTTTGATTGTAGTTGTGACTAAGGACCTCAAGTGGATTGTAAACGTGGTGGATGAAACAATGCACACGGTAAAAATAATCCCAATTCATGTTCTGGCAAATAAATTGcagattgattcaaataatattaAGGAATATGATTTGGGTAGTGATTACGGACCCATATTGGAAACATTTTGGAATGCAGCAGATAAATTTAACACGGTCAGGGATCAAGCAATTGAGTTTTCAAATATTATAATAGGCCTTCGACGGAAGCATCAAATAAACATTTTATGTGGAAAGGGTGATCCTGCTACTTTAACACAAAGAACTATTACGTCAGAAGTTCCGTTTATTTCCTGTTGCTTTGTATTCGAATTTAACCAACGGTTTATATGCACATCGGACAtggaaaagaatttaaaaatctggaaCTATAATCAAATAAGAATATTATGTTCACTCAAACTTCCAAAACAGGACCCTGCGGATGATGATTGGTGCTGCATTCGTTATGTTGGACGAAGTACCGTCATTTGTTTAGAAAGAACTAATGTAAGGCTCGTTAAAATTACACCAAATGATATGATAATTGAGAAAACAGTCGCACTAGCGAGTTGGCTCTGGTCATGTGATAGAGCATCGTGTCTAGAAGTAAATACGGAAGAACGGATAATTTTCATCGGAACCACGCATAAACTACTTCTTTTGCGTATAGTCGAATCGGCTGACAGCGAATCGTCTgatcttcaacaaatcattacCTTCACGCACAATCTCAAACATTTTCCAACAATGATGCAATGCGTTTCGGAATCGCACCAGAACTATTACGTTTGGATCTCCTCGCATTTACCCGGCGATACAAAAATATGCAGTTTTGCGAAACTACCACCGAAAAGATTTGCAACGAAAAATCTGCCGGTGAAACCACGTTCGATACAAGAATCGTATATTTTCGCTCGGAACGAAG GTAAATGCGTTTTTCCAGCAAGAGTATTGAGTCGTCGCCTTCAGTTGTTTCACTCTGGCATTGCCATAATTAAAGATTCAGATCAGCTTTATCTTTTGCTGCAGAATTCGATTGGGGACATATTCCATCAGAAAATCATCCATGACCGTAATGAATCAAACAGCTCCGAAGTTGCAAGCAGTATGCACAACTGGATGCTTCAGGTGAACTCGTTCAATGCGTCACTACCttcgagaactacagcgactGATCTAAAAAACTTACGCGGTTTTAAGAAAATTTTACAATCCCGCACTAATTGGAACAGTCCAGCTGTGGAAAgccaagaaaataaacaaacattccGTAAACGACCTCGTTGGAAGCAGACCGTAGAACAGCTTCACGAGTATCGAGATTTACTTGCACCAGATATGCTGTCGGTATGGGGATTTAGACCAAATGTGGCGCAGTCGGAACAACGACTCGCTACTGATATACCAATTAATGTAACCGATCGAATATCCAGCTGGCTGGAGCAAACGGCTGAATTGGCAGCAACATTCACAGTGCGCACTGATGTCGCTGAAGAAGTGCCAGATACACAAGCGGCCGTCATTAGTGACGATGACAACAGTTCTGTGGAAATAGCAGCGGTATCATCATCGATGAAGTTCCCAGTTCCCATGGTTTCCACTACAGATACTTTGAAAGATAAAGTGAAATTAGATACAAATAAGACTTCGGCCAAACcagtaagaaaaaaatatgtacaaGGATTTTGA
- the LOC129729361 gene encoding uncharacterized protein LOC129729361, giving the protein MNKNIYKKYKRSGTFYRNVKNKRDEYKKFLETALRGENTNRKYTPEKKPKQPEVESSPSSSGHEIASKSSESSTSLAEELFEPETSINSDVIGSFETNKQSISTLHIVH; this is encoded by the exons atgaataaaaatatttataaaaagtACAAACGGAGTGGTACATTTTACAGAAACGTTAAAAATAAACGTGACGAGTATAAAAAATTTCTGGAAACAGCATTGAGAGGAGAAAACACCAATAGAAAATATACACcggaaaaaaaaccaaaacaacccGAAGTGGAATCTTCACCGA GCTCGTCGGGGCACGAAATAGCTTCAAAATCAAGCGAAAGTTCAACAAGCCTAGCCGAGGAGCTGTTTGAGCCAGAAACATCTATAAACTCCGATGTTATTGGATCGTTCGAAACAAATAA GCAATCGATTTCAACATTACACATCGTGCATTGA